In Acropora muricata isolate sample 2 chromosome 11, ASM3666990v1, whole genome shotgun sequence, one DNA window encodes the following:
- the LOC136889929 gene encoding uncharacterized protein, with amino-acid sequence MGKRRKRTQADLIARELNRKLLIIKGTYNPEMDKTKRESTIDFKKSATRTRHFISSIQDFKKSATRTRHSISSIQVSVQAQRGFQDWKIQYLIKGRCLVSLDVSR; translated from the exons ATGGGCAAGAGAAGAAAAAGGACACAAGCTGATTTGATTGCTAGAGAATTAAACAGGAAACTACTAATTATTAAAG GAACTTACAACCCAGAAATGGACAAGACTAAGAGAGAAAGTACTATAG ACTTCAAGAAGTCAGCCACGAGGACAAGACATTTCATATCTTCTATTCAAG ACTTCAAGAAGTCAGCCACGAGGACAAGACATTCCATATCTTCTATTCAAG tctCTGTTCAAGCCCAGCGAGGATTTCAAGATTGGAAGATCCAGTATTTAATCAAGGGAAGATGCTTGGTTTCTTTAGAcgtttccaggtga